In Pseudomonas lalkuanensis, the following are encoded in one genomic region:
- the secE gene encoding preprotein translocase subunit SecE: MNAKAEAKETRFDVLKWVVVVALVAVGVVGNQYFSAEPILYRVLALLALAAVAAVVALQTAKGQAFFVLAKEARAEIRKVVWPTRQETTQTTLIVVAVVLVMALLLWGLDTLLGWLVSLIVG, translated from the coding sequence ATGAATGCCAAGGCTGAAGCCAAAGAAACACGCTTCGACGTTCTGAAGTGGGTCGTTGTGGTGGCTCTTGTCGCTGTTGGTGTGGTCGGCAATCAGTATTTCTCCGCTGAGCCGATCCTGTACCGTGTTCTCGCGCTGCTCGCTCTTGCTGCTGTTGCTGCTGTTGTGGCTCTGCAGACTGCCAAGGGTCAGGCTTTCTTCGTTCTTGCCAAGGAAGCGCGCGCAGAAATTCGCAAGGTTGTTTGGCCGACCCGTCAGGAAACCACCCAGACCACTCTGATTGTCGTGGCTGTCGTGCTGGTAATGGCGCTGCTGTTGTGGGGGCTTGATACCCTGCTCGGCTGGCTTGTTTCGTTGATTGTTGGTTAA
- the nusG gene encoding transcription termination/antitermination protein NusG, translated as MAKRWYVVHAYSGYEKHVMRSLIERVKLAGMEDEFGEILVPTEEVVEMRNGQKRKSERKFFPGYVLVQMEMNEATWHLIKDTPRVMGFIGGTADKPAPITEKEAEAILRRVADSGDKPKPKTLFEPGETVRVIDGPFADFNGVVEEVNYEKSRIQVAVLIFGRSTPVELEFSQVEKA; from the coding sequence GTGGCTAAGCGTTGGTACGTTGTGCATGCTTACTCGGGTTACGAGAAGCATGTCATGCGCTCGCTGATCGAGCGCGTCAAGCTGGCTGGCATGGAAGACGAGTTCGGCGAGATTCTGGTTCCCACTGAAGAAGTGGTGGAAATGCGCAATGGCCAGAAGCGCAAGAGCGAGCGTAAGTTCTTCCCTGGCTATGTGCTGGTCCAGATGGAGATGAATGAGGCGACTTGGCACCTGATCAAGGATACGCCTCGTGTCATGGGTTTCATTGGCGGTACTGCCGACAAGCCTGCGCCGATTACCGAGAAAGAAGCCGAGGCCATCCTGCGTCGCGTTGCCGACAGCGGTGACAAGCCGAAGCCGAAGACTCTGTTCGAGCCGGGTGAAACTGTGCGAGTCATCGATGGTCCGTTTGCGGACTTCAATGGTGTCGTTGAAGAAGTCAACTACGAGAAGAGCCGGATCCAGGTGGCCGTGCTCATCTTCGGCCGCTCTACCCCGGTAGAGCTGGAGTTCAGTCAGGTCGAGAAGGCTTAA